One genomic region from Terriglobales bacterium encodes:
- a CDS encoding prepilin-type N-terminal cleavage/methylation domain-containing protein: protein MRSQSGFSLIELLIVVAIILVIAAIAIPNLLRSRIAANEASAVNSLRTLTTAENTYYSTYPTFGFACSLISLGGGKTPPDNTAAGIIDDTLRGGLKAGYQFTNGVCIKSGALTVGYQYSGAPLAPQQSGIRYFCVDTSGIVKFSSVSVADCYALGQPIQ, encoded by the coding sequence ATGAGAAGCCAATCCGGTTTCTCCCTGATAGAGTTGCTGATCGTGGTAGCGATCATCCTGGTGATTGCCGCCATTGCCATCCCCAACCTGTTGCGCTCTCGGATTGCCGCCAATGAAGCTTCGGCGGTCAATTCCCTGCGTACCCTCACCACCGCGGAGAATACTTACTACTCCACGTATCCGACCTTCGGCTTCGCCTGCAGCCTGATCTCGCTGGGCGGCGGGAAGACTCCGCCCGACAACACCGCTGCCGGCATCATCGACGATACCCTGCGCGGCGGCCTCAAGGCCGGTTACCAGTTCACCAATGGCGTGTGCATCAAGTCCGGCGCCCTCACCGTCGGCTATCAATACTCGGGAGCGCCTCTGGCCCCGCAGCAGAGCGGCATACGTTATTTCTGCGTGGATACCTCGGGCATCGTCAAATTCAGCTCGGTCAGCGTGGCCGATTGCTACGCCCTCGGACAGCCGATCCAGTAA
- a CDS encoding corrinoid protein: MHEETFQAMRQSILDGAPDHARVLAQRALQLGIDPLESINTGYLPGMTAVGELYGAGRMFLPDLMASSEAMTTAMAVLEDELRRAGGERDVRATVVLGTTKGDIHEIGKRLVGTLLAANGFRVHDLGADVDSAAFVGKTRELGADIVGVSALLTTTMAGQKKVVEALGEAGLRPRVKVIVGGAPVTRQWAEQIGADGYAKDAMSAVALAKSLLPARVPA, translated from the coding sequence GTGCACGAGGAAACCTTCCAGGCGATGCGCCAGAGCATTCTGGACGGCGCCCCTGACCACGCCCGCGTGCTGGCGCAGCGCGCGCTCCAGCTTGGCATCGATCCCCTTGAATCCATCAACACCGGCTATCTTCCCGGAATGACTGCAGTGGGGGAGCTGTACGGCGCCGGACGCATGTTCCTGCCCGACCTCATGGCCTCGAGCGAGGCCATGACGACGGCGATGGCGGTCCTGGAGGACGAACTGCGCCGCGCCGGGGGCGAGCGGGACGTGCGTGCGACCGTGGTGCTGGGCACCACCAAGGGCGACATCCACGAGATCGGGAAGCGGCTGGTGGGCACGCTGCTGGCCGCCAACGGATTCCGCGTCCATGACCTCGGGGCGGACGTGGACAGCGCCGCCTTCGTCGGCAAGACGCGGGAGCTCGGAGCCGACATCGTGGGCGTCTCGGCGCTGCTCACCACTACCATGGCCGGCCAGAAGAAGGTCGTCGAAGCGTTGGGTGAGGCGGGCTTGCGCCCGCGGGTGAAGGTGATCGTGGGCGGGGCCCCGGTGACGCGCCAATGGGCGGAGCAGATCGGGGCGGATGGCTACGCCAAGGACGCGATGTCGGCGGTCGCGCTGGCCAAGTCCTTGCTGCCGGCGAGGGTGCCGGCATGA
- a CDS encoding trimethylamine methyltransferase family protein, producing the protein MRPRLELLDRKLVERVLGEAFQLLREPGVRVADAAADLLRPAGVQVENGVARIPEALARNALAHAPREFWLHTREGKPAVHYGGDDVCFDPGSSCLNILDADSRQPRPAMVADLVRMVQVVETLPPYSAQSTAMVCNDVPQEIGDFYRLFLVLWHSSKPVVTGSFSAAGLRPMLELLAADAGGQDALRSAPRAVFDVCPSPPLNWSEFAAENLVELARAGVPAEIVSMPLAGATAPVTLAGAVVQHAAECISGITIHQLASPGAPIVWGGAPAIFDMRSGTTPMGAIETVMLDLACAQVGKALGLPTHAYLVAGDGKLVDAQAGMESGISCVLGALAGINMISGAGMLDFLACHSIEKLVIDAEAIASAQRLLEGVEARGEALATAMFAQTGLAGDFLKLKETRALFRQEQHFPSSVIERGGPQSQGASDTFERARRRADELVSSYQRPGVRPEVERALRQIAERELARCGRTSLMGV; encoded by the coding sequence ATGAGGCCTCGGCTCGAACTGCTGGACAGGAAGCTGGTCGAGCGGGTGCTGGGCGAAGCATTCCAGCTGCTGCGGGAGCCGGGCGTGCGGGTGGCGGACGCGGCCGCCGATCTGCTGCGTCCGGCCGGCGTGCAGGTCGAGAACGGCGTGGCCCGCATCCCCGAAGCGCTGGCGCGGAACGCGCTGGCACACGCGCCGCGCGAGTTCTGGCTGCATACCCGCGAAGGGAAGCCGGCCGTCCACTATGGCGGCGATGACGTGTGCTTCGACCCGGGATCGTCCTGCCTCAACATCCTCGACGCAGACTCGCGACAGCCGCGCCCGGCGATGGTCGCCGACCTGGTGCGCATGGTACAGGTGGTGGAAACACTTCCACCGTACAGCGCCCAGTCCACCGCCATGGTCTGCAACGACGTGCCCCAGGAGATCGGGGACTTCTACCGCCTCTTCCTGGTGTTGTGGCATTCGAGCAAGCCGGTGGTGACCGGGTCATTCTCCGCAGCGGGGCTGAGGCCGATGCTCGAACTCCTGGCCGCCGACGCCGGCGGACAGGACGCTCTACGATCCGCGCCCCGGGCGGTCTTCGACGTGTGCCCATCGCCGCCATTGAACTGGTCGGAGTTCGCTGCCGAGAACCTGGTGGAGCTGGCACGGGCTGGAGTGCCGGCGGAGATCGTATCCATGCCGCTGGCCGGAGCGACCGCGCCCGTGACCCTGGCCGGCGCCGTAGTCCAGCACGCGGCGGAGTGCATCAGCGGGATCACCATCCACCAACTGGCGAGCCCGGGTGCGCCCATCGTCTGGGGAGGCGCCCCGGCCATCTTCGACATGCGCAGCGGCACGACCCCCATGGGAGCCATCGAGACGGTGATGCTGGACCTGGCCTGCGCGCAGGTGGGGAAGGCGCTGGGATTACCCACGCACGCTTACCTGGTCGCCGGCGACGGCAAGCTGGTGGACGCCCAGGCCGGCATGGAGAGCGGGATCTCGTGTGTGCTGGGAGCGCTGGCCGGCATCAACATGATCTCCGGGGCCGGGATGCTCGACTTCCTGGCCTGCCACAGCATCGAGAAGCTGGTCATCGATGCCGAAGCCATCGCCTCGGCGCAGCGCCTGCTCGAAGGTGTCGAGGCGCGAGGCGAGGCCCTGGCCACCGCCATGTTCGCGCAGACCGGGCTGGCAGGCGATTTTCTGAAGCTGAAAGAAACCCGCGCTTTGTTCCGCCAGGAGCAGCATTTCCCCTCCTCGGTGATCGAGCGTGGCGGTCCGCAAAGCCAGGGAGCCAGCGACACGTTTGAGCGGGCCCGGCGCCGGGCCGACGAACTGGTATCGAGCTATCAGAGACCGGGAGTGCGGCCGGAAGTCGAGCGGGCGCTGCGGCAGATCGCGGAGAGGGAATTGGCCCGTTGTGGTCGCACCAGCTTGATGGGGGTCTAA
- a CDS encoding HEAT repeat domain-containing protein, with protein sequence MLDKKQLKVQGLRYARSLQVVVRTVVMLSLDHKVAAGPLQASFDSLNHLLKETGRFTLGFVENRIMLNNLLTTDAGLVQLENEFLKRGYGAVTFEPGLTLSRYKAAISVLSANSKVIAEAGGAKKYLDMNPLEGVRVFPAGKNQARTDSGDTILETEAEAFLASKQREEMALGGGGGYAGLDALTMLLESACMERSEALGVGGPSDIMKLIGPTVEAALVDRRGDPEKSCMALARILQEVSPDMVMGSFPAHKQAELKDAPPEQVASEFVEDTAIQWAVQKLATAPTGPEAMIVEEDVVRVLVRSLQATRMANRMASKLATFVKEHVFPPTTYQKIQDELKWVALPTSQKHADLMAVKRFTVVEFRRLIEHLRDLLKEKENDKATELAKHYFDSLDGPELYPDELSRGPELINLMSRVRTDFAVSTAQRLSRALLRDDVNQFVHFQLANSLVILSKNLATYEEFDTIVEIGTAMEKSLTRDPGLHVKCCSNGLAALLPPAAVERTVELLMQKKDDPAWTKTAMLLVRWSGTPAIQKLFSMLEKEQVATNRMALLRFIAQTGSVAVETARRQLSHERWYVVRNACKLLGELKDAELLSHLTPVLQHPDERVQQAALTALNKNRVEGRGQVIAENLATFGPHVQEQVLEELLYLRDPATLTALAQFVFVDGRGKLTAAQKAVQAIAANPAEQSVELLANVLCEAELEPALRRTALNALRNHQSEAAQQLLADFVARFPNDPLATDVQRSVRTAAS encoded by the coding sequence ATGCTCGATAAGAAACAGCTGAAGGTCCAAGGGTTGCGGTACGCGCGATCGCTGCAGGTGGTCGTGCGCACGGTGGTGATGCTCTCGCTGGACCACAAGGTGGCGGCGGGCCCGCTGCAGGCCAGTTTCGATTCGCTCAACCATCTGCTGAAAGAGACCGGGCGGTTCACGCTGGGGTTCGTCGAGAACCGGATCATGCTCAACAACCTGCTCACCACCGACGCGGGCCTGGTCCAGCTGGAGAACGAATTCCTGAAGCGCGGCTATGGGGCGGTGACCTTTGAGCCGGGGCTGACGCTCTCGCGCTATAAGGCCGCGATCTCCGTACTGTCGGCCAATTCCAAGGTGATCGCAGAAGCCGGGGGCGCCAAGAAGTATCTGGACATGAACCCCCTGGAAGGGGTCCGGGTCTTTCCGGCGGGGAAGAACCAGGCGCGAACGGATTCCGGCGACACCATCCTGGAGACGGAAGCGGAAGCCTTCCTGGCAAGCAAGCAAAGGGAAGAGATGGCCCTGGGAGGCGGCGGGGGCTATGCCGGGCTGGATGCGCTCACCATGCTGCTGGAATCGGCGTGCATGGAACGCAGCGAGGCGCTGGGTGTCGGCGGCCCCAGCGACATCATGAAGCTGATCGGCCCCACGGTGGAGGCAGCGCTGGTGGACCGCCGCGGCGACCCGGAAAAATCTTGCATGGCGCTGGCCAGGATCCTGCAGGAGGTCTCCCCCGACATGGTGATGGGGTCCTTTCCCGCCCACAAGCAGGCGGAGCTGAAGGACGCGCCCCCGGAACAGGTGGCGAGCGAGTTCGTGGAGGACACTGCCATCCAGTGGGCGGTGCAAAAGCTGGCGACCGCGCCCACCGGCCCGGAAGCGATGATCGTCGAGGAAGACGTGGTCCGGGTGCTGGTGCGCAGCCTGCAGGCCACTCGCATGGCCAACCGCATGGCCAGCAAGCTGGCGACTTTCGTCAAAGAGCACGTTTTTCCGCCCACCACCTATCAGAAGATCCAGGACGAACTGAAGTGGGTGGCGCTGCCGACCAGCCAGAAACATGCCGACCTGATGGCGGTGAAGCGTTTCACGGTGGTCGAGTTCCGGCGATTGATCGAGCACCTGCGGGACTTGCTGAAGGAGAAGGAAAACGACAAGGCGACGGAGCTGGCCAAGCACTACTTCGATTCGCTGGATGGGCCCGAACTCTACCCCGACGAGTTGAGCCGCGGGCCTGAGCTGATCAACCTGATGTCGCGGGTGCGCACCGACTTTGCCGTGAGCACCGCCCAGCGCCTGAGCCGGGCCCTGCTGCGCGACGACGTGAACCAGTTCGTCCATTTCCAGCTGGCCAACAGCCTGGTGATCCTGTCGAAGAACCTGGCCACGTACGAGGAGTTCGACACCATCGTGGAGATCGGCACCGCGATGGAAAAGTCCCTGACGCGCGACCCCGGGCTGCACGTGAAGTGCTGCTCCAATGGCCTGGCGGCACTGCTGCCTCCGGCGGCCGTGGAGCGGACGGTCGAGCTGCTGATGCAGAAGAAAGACGACCCTGCCTGGACCAAGACGGCGATGCTGCTGGTGCGCTGGAGCGGCACGCCCGCCATCCAGAAGCTGTTCTCCATGTTGGAGAAGGAGCAAGTGGCGACCAACCGCATGGCGCTGCTGCGGTTCATCGCCCAGACCGGGAGCGTGGCGGTGGAGACCGCGCGCCGCCAGCTCTCCCATGAACGCTGGTACGTGGTGCGGAATGCCTGCAAGCTGCTGGGCGAGCTGAAGGACGCCGAACTGCTGTCGCACCTGACCCCAGTGCTTCAGCACCCCGACGAGCGGGTGCAGCAGGCGGCATTGACCGCGCTCAACAAGAACCGGGTCGAAGGACGCGGCCAGGTGATTGCCGAGAACCTGGCGACATTCGGCCCGCACGTGCAGGAGCAGGTGCTGGAAGAGCTGCTTTACCTGCGCGACCCGGCTACCCTGACCGCCCTGGCGCAGTTCGTCTTCGTCGATGGGAGGGGCAAGCTGACCGCTGCGCAGAAGGCGGTCCAGGCCATCGCCGCCAACCCGGCGGAACAGAGCGTGGAACTGCTGGCCAACGTGCTGTGCGAGGCCGAGTTGGAGCCGGCGCTGCGGCGTACTGCGCTCAATGCGCTCCGCAACCATCAGTCGGAGGCGGCGCAGCAGCTCTTGGCCGACTTCGTGGCGCGATTCCCCAACGACCCGCTGGCCACCGATGTCCAGCGCTCAGTGAGGACTGCCGCGTCCTGA